One genomic window of Branchiostoma lanceolatum isolate klBraLanc5 chromosome 5, klBraLanc5.hap2, whole genome shotgun sequence includes the following:
- the LOC136434394 gene encoding uncharacterized protein, translating into MASSRSDPRVFIIHAGEDKDWFVRPLFITLRQQGLAEKDIFFDDVSLKPGEAIRDRIISTLSSEALELAVIVVSKSFLNKPYWPKLEFETCVKNNKRVFPIWVDANNDNFEAFSVLVGKYSPTLKQLSAKCLQRDDVTDELPNIADEIIRRLQILPSSSELSKVDVEIDCSACINHDSIASFLRDYHDLMTETRRKLLQRAMAQVTDESRTPSWVWKDAQITVHGPLMKVVFFSGDRDNKFVVFLENEEFPVVKPEEKGWPLLIHDGCMAARGWVVPLATLAGLRLFYR; encoded by the exons ATGGCAAGTTCACGTTCAG ATCCACGTGTGTTCATCATCCATGCAGGAGAAGACAAAGACTGGTTTGTCCGCCCTCTTTTCATCACACTGCGGCAGCAAGGGTTGGCCGAGAAAGATATCTTTTTCGATGACGTATCCCTTAAGCCCGGTGAAGCTATCCGCGACAGAATCATTTCGACCTTATCAAGCGAAGCTTTAGAGCTTGCTGTCATTGTCGTCAGCAAATCATTCCTCAACAAACCCTACTGGCCAAAACTCGAGTTCGAAACATGtgtgaaaaacaataaacgtgTTTTCCCCATTTGGGTCGATGCCAACAATGACAACTTCGAGGCATTCAGTGTGTTAGTTGGTAAATACTCCCCCACATTGAAACAGCTGAGTGCAAAATGTCTGCAGAGAGACGATGTTACTGATGAGCTGCCGAACATCGCTGATGAGATCATACGGCGACTTCAGATTCTTCCGTCAAGCTCCGAACTGAGCAAAGTT GACGTGGAGATCGACTGTTCCGCATGTATCAACCACGACAGCATCGCCAGCTTCCTGCGTGACTACCACGACCTCATGACGGAAACTCGTCGCAAGCTCCTTCAGCGCGCCATGGCGCAGGTCACAGACGAATCCCGGACTCCCAGCTGGGTTTGGAAGGACGCCCAAATCACCGTGCACGGCCCCCTCATGAAGGTGGTGTTCTTCTCCGGCGACAGAGACAACAAGTTTGtggtgttccttgagaatgAGGAATTCCCGGTCGTTAAGCCGGAAGAAAAGGGTTGGCCTTTGCTTATTCATGATGGGTGCATGGCCGCCAGGGGATGGGTAGTTCCGTTGGCCACATTGGCAGGTCTCAGGTTATTCTATAGATAG
- the LOC136434397 gene encoding uncharacterized protein, whose product MGLVFCSGCGNCAKEGDNFYSRCGKELRKLLEDEVNCSPYITHSDVARFRYNNHNSLLDKDRRLLQEALTLVTSENQWVWRNAQITVYGQQVKAVFYSGDRTNKFVVHLDSADCPTHVVEKKGWGLWVKDGFKTAWGWISSAASTVAGALTGGLAKLAIGWFS is encoded by the exons ATGGGGCTGGTTTTCTGTTCCGGGTGCGGCAATTGTGCCAAGGAAGGCGACAACTTCTACAGCCGTTGCGGAAAAGAGTTGCGAAAGCTTTTG GAGGATGAAGTAAACTGCTCTCCGTACATTACTCACTCGGATGTCGCCAGATTCCGTTACAACAACCACAACAGCCTTCTGGACAAGGACCGCAGGCTTCTACAGGAGGCCCTGACACTCGTCACAAGCGAGAATCAGTGGGTTTGGAGGAACGCCCAAATCACCGTGTACGGGCAACAGGTGAAGGCGGTCTTCTACTCCGGCGACAGGACCAACAAGTTCGTGGTGCACCTGGACTCGGCGGATTGCCCGACCCATGTGGTTGAGAAGAAGGGATGGGGTCTGTGGGTCAAGGATGGGTTTAAGACCGCCTGGGGTTGGATAAGTTCTGCTGCTAGTACGGTAGCTGGCGCGCTCACGGGCGGTTTGGCAAAGTTAGCTATTGGCTGGTTTTCTTAG